Sequence from the Clostridium saccharobutylicum DSM 13864 genome:
GCTCCTATTTTAATACTCGCATTATTGCCAACAATAAGTCCATTTGATATAGTTACACTTACCCCAATCCAGCAATCATTTCCAATAATTGAACTTCCACCAATTAATGCATTAGCTGCAATTAAACATCTTTTCCCAACCTTTGCTCCATGTCCTACATGTACTAAATTATCAATTTTGGTTTCTTCCCCAATTATAGTATTATCCCATGGAAACATTGCTTTATCAATACAGGTATTGTATTGCACCTCAACATTCCTACCTATTTCTACCCCACCACAATGCTCAATAAAAAAGGTTCTTCCTTCTTTATTAAACTGAAATCCTTCACCTCCTAGTATAACTCCAGACCTAATTACTGCATCATCCAATATTTTAACATTTTCTCTAATAATAACATTTTCCTCTATAGTTACATTATTACCAATAATGACATTCTTTCTACTTATACCTTTCCTATCACGTATTATACA
This genomic interval carries:
- a CDS encoding UDP-3-O-(3-hydroxymyristoyl)glucosamine N-acyltransferase, with the translated sequence MKLSELVNKIENISIYNDGEFDNLDYSSSKTKSRILTFINDEKYIHTLSESVTCIICDAKIAKILPDKYGICLSDNPRLSFYLIHNCLCRDLNLYNKEEFETIIGDNCIIRDRKGISRKNVIIGNNVTIEENVIIRENVKILDDAVIRSGVILGGEGFQFNKEGRTFFIEHCGGVEIGRNVEVQYNTCIDKAMFPWDNTIIGEETKIDNLVHVGHGAKVGKRCLIAANALIGGSSIIGNDCWIGVSVTISNGLIVGNNASIKIGAVVTTNIADGSAVSGNFAIEHSKFIKFIKSIR